Proteins found in one Halobaculum sp. MBLA0147 genomic segment:
- a CDS encoding heme o synthase — translation MDRLPGLLAATAMGVYLLLVVGATTTVTGAAAACVGWPLCDGGVATTTPALVALGHRVVAALVGLLLVATAGVAVRERPGRRVAGALGLATVLFPVQAALGAFVATAGGETALATLAGTAVAARTVHLLVGLGIFGGLLAALAWELEALTGDPDDTPTDPPSGPAAVDTEPLDGGAAPSVPGWREDPLRRGWLTATAYYRLTKPRLMWLLCLVAAAAMALARGPELSAQTVGVTLVAGALSIGASGTFNHVLERDVDRKMQRTNDRPLAVDLVSVPNAVAFGTVLAVVSVGLFASINLLTAVLGLTAIVFYSVVYTLLLKPNTVQNTVIGGAAGALPALIGWAAVTGDVGIGGLGVAALIFLWTPAHFYNLALAYEDDYERAGFPMLPVVRGETTTRRHILWYLGATLATAAALVGLARLDWLYALTGVVLGGVFLWAVVRLHYERDESAAFRAFHASNAYLGTLLLAAVVDSLVV, via the coding sequence ATGGACCGTCTCCCGGGCCTCCTCGCGGCCACTGCGATGGGTGTGTACCTCCTGCTCGTCGTCGGTGCGACGACGACCGTCACGGGAGCCGCAGCCGCCTGCGTCGGCTGGCCGCTGTGTGACGGGGGCGTCGCCACGACCACGCCGGCGCTCGTCGCTCTCGGCCACCGTGTCGTCGCCGCGCTCGTCGGGCTGCTCCTCGTGGCGACGGCCGGCGTCGCCGTCCGCGAACGCCCCGGCCGGCGGGTCGCGGGCGCGCTCGGTCTCGCGACCGTCCTGTTCCCGGTGCAGGCCGCGCTGGGTGCGTTCGTCGCGACGGCCGGCGGCGAGACGGCGCTGGCGACGCTGGCCGGCACGGCCGTCGCCGCACGGACGGTCCACCTCCTCGTCGGACTCGGGATCTTCGGCGGGCTACTCGCCGCGCTCGCGTGGGAACTGGAGGCGTTGACCGGCGACCCGGACGACACGCCGACGGACCCGCCGAGTGGTCCGGCGGCCGTCGACACGGAGCCGCTCGACGGCGGAGCGGCGCCGTCCGTGCCGGGGTGGCGCGAGGACCCGCTGCGTCGCGGGTGGCTCACCGCGACGGCGTACTACCGACTGACGAAACCGCGTCTCATGTGGCTGCTGTGTCTCGTCGCCGCCGCCGCGATGGCGCTGGCACGCGGTCCGGAGTTGTCTGCCCAGACGGTCGGCGTCACGCTCGTCGCCGGGGCGCTGTCGATCGGCGCCTCGGGGACGTTCAACCACGTGTTGGAGCGCGACGTGGACCGGAAGATGCAGCGGACGAACGACCGCCCGCTGGCGGTCGATCTGGTGTCGGTACCCAACGCCGTCGCCTTCGGGACGGTGCTCGCTGTCGTCTCCGTCGGGCTGTTCGCGTCGATCAACCTCCTGACGGCCGTGTTGGGGCTGACGGCGATCGTGTTCTACTCCGTCGTCTACACGCTGTTGCTCAAGCCGAACACGGTCCAGAACACGGTGATCGGCGGTGCGGCCGGGGCACTGCCGGCGCTGATCGGCTGGGCGGCCGTCACCGGTGATGTCGGGATCGGTGGCCTCGGCGTGGCGGCGTTGATCTTCCTGTGGACGCCGGCCCACTTCTACAACCTCGCACTCGCGTACGAGGACGACTACGAGCGGGCGGGGTTCCCGATGCTCCCGGTCGTCCGCGGGGAGACGACCACGCGCCGGCACATCCTCTGGTACCTCGGCGCGACGCTGGCGACCGCGGCGGCGTTGGTCGGGTTGGCGCGACTCGACTGGCTGTACGCGCTCACCGGGGTCGTCCTCGGCGGAGTGTTCCTGTGGGCAGTCGTCCGTCTCCACTACGAGCGCGACGAGTCGGCCGCGTTCCGGGCGTTCCACGCCTCGAACGCCTACCTCGGGACGCTGCTGTTGGCCGCCGTCGTCGACTCGCTGGTGGTGTGA
- a CDS encoding M48 family metallopeptidase: MDGLLAAVGLGVLLVGTEAFFTALSVVNLRHQETAVADNSEWIVSELGIDDPEEALSYHRVKTGVSKLQSWVTLGLLLLVLFSGLFADLVGALDALGLSPLVEGLVFVVGLVLAIQLLSVPFDVVDTFVVEEVYGFNNQTLGLWLRDQVIGTAISLVFAVLLGGALLWFVEAVPLWPAAGWGLVMAFTIAFTVIKPRVIDPLFNEFTPVEESPLRDAVDEVFERAGYRTDEVYEMDASRRSSHSNAYFVGFGPAKRVVLYDTLVEGMETDEVQSVLAHELAHWREGHIWKFVALGAVRFAVVFAVLGWLVESGVVYAPFAVPETAYVGLFLGVLWIAPLNRLTSPLENYVSLSYERDADAYAVEVIGGDAMARALAQLAADNLSTPFPHPWYETFHYDHPPIPERIRRVRDLDPDVDAPGDGSTDRGADPGAASD, from the coding sequence ATGGACGGACTACTCGCCGCGGTCGGGCTGGGCGTCCTCCTGGTCGGGACGGAGGCGTTCTTCACCGCGTTGAGCGTGGTGAACCTCCGGCACCAGGAGACGGCCGTCGCCGACAACAGCGAGTGGATCGTCTCCGAGTTGGGGATCGACGACCCGGAGGAGGCGCTGTCGTACCACCGCGTGAAGACCGGCGTCTCCAAACTCCAGTCGTGGGTGACGCTGGGCCTCCTCTTGCTCGTCCTCTTCTCGGGGCTGTTCGCCGACCTCGTCGGCGCACTCGACGCACTCGGACTGTCGCCGCTCGTCGAGGGGCTCGTCTTCGTCGTCGGGCTCGTGCTCGCGATCCAACTGCTGTCGGTGCCGTTCGACGTCGTCGACACGTTCGTCGTCGAGGAGGTGTACGGGTTCAACAACCAGACGCTCGGGCTGTGGCTCCGTGATCAGGTGATCGGGACTGCGATCTCGCTGGTGTTCGCGGTGTTGCTCGGCGGGGCGCTGTTGTGGTTCGTCGAGGCGGTTCCGCTGTGGCCGGCGGCCGGGTGGGGGCTGGTGATGGCGTTCACGATCGCGTTCACGGTGATCAAACCGCGCGTGATCGACCCGCTGTTCAACGAGTTCACACCCGTCGAGGAGAGTCCGCTGCGGGACGCCGTCGACGAGGTGTTCGAGCGGGCGGGCTACCGCACGGACGAGGTGTACGAGATGGACGCGAGCCGGCGCTCCTCGCACTCGAACGCCTACTTCGTCGGGTTCGGCCCGGCCAAACGGGTGGTGTTGTACGACACGCTCGTCGAGGGGATGGAGACGGACGAGGTCCAGAGTGTGCTCGCACACGAACTCGCCCACTGGCGCGAGGGCCACATCTGGAAGTTCGTCGCACTGGGTGCGGTGCGGTTCGCGGTCGTGTTCGCCGTGTTGGGGTGGCTCGTCGAGTCGGGCGTCGTCTACGCCCCGTTCGCGGTACCGGAGACGGCGTACGTCGGACTGTTCCTCGGCGTGTTGTGGATCGCGCCGCTGAACCGCCTGACCAGTCCGCTGGAGAACTACGTCTCGTTGTCGTACGAGCGGGACGCCGACGCCTACGCCGTCGAGGTGATCGGCGGCGACGCGATGGCGCGTGCGCTGGCGCAGTTGGCGGCCGACAACCTCTCGACGCCGTTCCCGCACCCGTGGTACGAGACGTTCCACTACGACCACCCGCCGATTCCCGAGCGCATCCGCCGCGTCCGCGACCTCGACCCGGACGTAGACGCGCCCGGTGACGGCAGCACAGACCGCGGCGCAGATCCCGGAGCCGCCTCCGACTGA
- a CDS encoding acetyl-CoA C-acyltransferase has product MATPVIAAAYRTPFGKADGVFAETRSEDLSTALIDHTLAETGIDPDDVDDLMWGVAQQRGEQDNNVARVIALLSELGEGTPATSINRWCASSMQAIISASDAVAAGNRDCVIAGGVENMSRVPMGEDTYQDLHPELSNEYNVFQLQMGMTAEKVADEYEVSREAQDEYAARSHHRAAAATESGRFDDEIVPIETEEGTITEDEGIRPDTDVETLSELPPAFTGDGTVTAGNSSQLTDGAALTLVTSREFADEHGLDVLAEVGTNNVAGVDPTVMGIGPVPATRGLLERAGTEIDDYDLVELNEAFASQCEYARRELGIPEDKYNVNGGAIALGHPLGASGARLPVTLIHEMIERDVDRGLATLCVGFGQGAAIEFERS; this is encoded by the coding sequence ATGGCCACACCCGTCATCGCGGCCGCGTACCGAACCCCGTTCGGGAAGGCAGACGGCGTCTTCGCGGAGACGCGCAGCGAGGACCTCTCGACGGCACTGATCGACCACACGCTCGCCGAGACCGGGATCGACCCCGACGACGTCGACGACCTGATGTGGGGCGTCGCCCAGCAGCGCGGCGAGCAGGACAACAACGTCGCCCGCGTGATCGCGCTGCTCTCGGAGTTGGGCGAGGGGACGCCGGCGACGAGCATCAACCGCTGGTGTGCCTCCTCGATGCAGGCGATCATCTCGGCGTCCGACGCCGTCGCGGCCGGCAACCGCGACTGCGTGATCGCCGGCGGCGTCGAGAACATGTCCCGCGTCCCGATGGGCGAGGACACCTACCAGGACCTCCACCCGGAGCTGTCGAACGAGTACAACGTGTTCCAGCTCCAGATGGGGATGACCGCCGAGAAGGTCGCCGACGAGTACGAGGTGAGCCGCGAGGCACAAGACGAGTACGCCGCACGCAGTCACCACCGCGCCGCGGCGGCGACGGAGAGCGGGCGGTTCGACGACGAGATCGTCCCGATCGAGACTGAAGAGGGGACGATCACGGAAGACGAGGGTATCCGCCCGGACACGGACGTGGAGACCCTGTCGGAGTTGCCGCCCGCCTTCACCGGGGACGGCACCGTCACGGCGGGTAACTCCTCGCAGTTGACCGACGGCGCGGCGCTCACGCTCGTGACGAGCCGCGAGTTCGCGGACGAGCACGGGCTCGACGTGCTCGCCGAGGTCGGCACGAACAACGTCGCGGGCGTCGACCCGACCGTGATGGGGATCGGCCCGGTGCCGGCGACGCGCGGCCTGTTGGAGCGTGCGGGGACGGAGATCGACGACTACGATCTCGTCGAGTTGAACGAGGCGTTCGCCTCCCAGTGTGAGTACGCCCGTCGGGAACTCGGGATTCCCGAGGACAAGTACAACGTCAACGGCGGCGCCATCGCGTTGGGCCACCCGCTGGGTGCCTCCGGCGCGCGCTTGCCGGTGACGCTGATCCACGAGATGATCGAACGCGACGTGGACCGCGGGCTCGCGACCCTGTGTGTCGGCTTCGGACAGGGTGCCGCCATCGAGTTCGAGCGGTCGTAG
- a CDS encoding YncE family protein, with translation MTELVVLNKDADSVWYLDADTGEHLATVETDFNPHEVVVTPDGDHAVVTCSLGDSLLVLDNASREVVHRFEHELFDFPHGLAIRESADELWLASTYSSQLFVFDLDSWELLETVPTHQEHSHMVTFSPDETTAYVANIGSDTISVVDADERRVVADPPVGEGPEGIATDPDTGEILVANQDDGRLSVLDPETYESEVALLGETPIRVVVDPAGRYALVPNRESDDVSVIDTEFVRDGERRPWEVARVPVGIHPGGTVFDPDGGRAFTANNKTNDVSVIDTEARAEVARYDTGIHPDGIDIVPE, from the coding sequence GTGACCGAACTCGTCGTTCTCAACAAGGACGCGGACAGCGTCTGGTACCTCGACGCCGACACGGGTGAGCACCTCGCCACCGTCGAGACCGACTTCAATCCCCACGAGGTTGTCGTGACGCCCGACGGCGACCACGCCGTCGTCACCTGCTCGCTCGGCGACTCGCTGCTCGTCCTCGACAACGCGTCGCGCGAGGTCGTCCACCGGTTCGAACACGAGCTGTTCGACTTCCCACACGGGCTGGCGATCCGAGAGTCGGCCGACGAGCTGTGGCTCGCCTCGACGTACAGCAGCCAACTGTTCGTGTTCGACCTCGACTCGTGGGAGTTGCTGGAGACGGTCCCGACTCACCAGGAGCACTCCCACATGGTGACGTTCTCGCCGGACGAGACGACGGCGTACGTCGCCAACATCGGCAGCGACACGATCAGCGTCGTCGACGCAGACGAGCGCCGCGTCGTCGCCGATCCGCCCGTCGGCGAGGGGCCGGAGGGGATCGCGACGGACCCGGACACCGGCGAGATCCTCGTCGCGAACCAGGACGACGGCCGCCTCTCCGTGCTCGACCCGGAGACGTACGAGTCGGAGGTGGCACTGCTCGGCGAGACACCGATCCGGGTCGTCGTCGACCCCGCCGGGCGGTACGCGCTCGTCCCGAACCGGGAGTCGGACGACGTGTCGGTGATCGACACGGAGTTCGTCCGCGACGGGGAGCGCCGCCCGTGGGAGGTCGCCCGCGTGCCGGTCGGGATCCACCCCGGAGGCACCGTCTTCGACCCCGACGGCGGGCGCGCGTTCACCGCGAACAACAAGACCAACGACGTGTCCGTGATCGACACCGAGGCCCGCGCAGAGGTCGCACGCTACGACACCGGGATCCACCCGGACGGGATCGACATCGTCCCCGAGTGA
- a CDS encoding ATP-binding protein, translating to MNDPAVDVVELLVTASRFDDDRSLDADDLPPRYRRVFWTDHDDEDGPGGIQRPLRVTESTATTATGVERPWAAVSDELFTERDEFDGTLSLTQPEMAASWLLDRVDDERVRSNPVLAKLAEETDADVDVTYEEARDDTRPIQADRVWIDALLEEYFDEEEDEDAEMLDLVTVRAPEEIETTLDDLVLTGDQEGEIQKLVTAIEHRDYLAEIGLREIGKLLFVGPPGTGKTSVARGIAHDLGLPVVEVKLSMVTSQYLGETAKNVEKTFEVAKRLAPCILFIDEFDSVAKTRRSDEHAALKRAVNTLLKSIDDISLINDEVLLISATNHPDQLDAAAWRRFDEIVNFPKPDREMRADILRIITREMEIGDFDPEVVADKTEGLTGSDLRMVLREAVLEALTDGRRTITQADVMDAVSDFEERDNLKNMDMIDGEGAAVAGDGGHEHEHDHDH from the coding sequence ATGAACGACCCGGCAGTCGACGTGGTCGAGCTCCTCGTGACGGCCAGCCGGTTCGACGACGACCGGTCGCTGGACGCCGACGACCTCCCCCCGCGGTACCGTCGTGTGTTCTGGACGGACCACGACGACGAGGACGGCCCGGGCGGGATTCAGCGTCCACTCCGGGTCACGGAGTCGACTGCGACCACCGCCACCGGCGTGGAACGCCCGTGGGCGGCCGTCTCCGACGAACTGTTCACCGAGCGCGACGAGTTCGACGGCACGCTCTCGCTCACCCAACCCGAGATGGCCGCCTCCTGGCTGCTCGACCGGGTCGACGACGAGCGCGTCCGGTCGAACCCGGTGCTCGCGAAACTCGCCGAGGAGACCGACGCCGACGTGGACGTGACCTACGAGGAGGCGCGCGACGACACCCGTCCGATCCAGGCGGACCGCGTCTGGATCGACGCCCTGCTGGAGGAGTACTTCGACGAGGAGGAGGACGAGGACGCGGAGATGCTCGACCTGGTCACCGTCCGCGCCCCCGAGGAGATCGAGACGACACTCGACGATCTCGTCTTGACCGGCGACCAGGAGGGAGAGATCCAGAAGCTCGTCACCGCCATCGAACACCGCGACTACCTCGCGGAGATCGGCCTCCGCGAGATCGGGAAGCTGCTGTTCGTCGGCCCGCCCGGGACGGGGAAGACCAGCGTCGCCCGCGGGATCGCCCACGACCTGGGGCTCCCGGTCGTCGAGGTGAAGCTGTCGATGGTGACGAGTCAGTACCTCGGCGAGACGGCCAAGAACGTCGAGAAGACCTTCGAGGTCGCCAAGCGGCTCGCGCCGTGTATCCTCTTCATCGACGAGTTCGACTCCGTCGCGAAGACCCGTCGCAGCGACGAACACGCCGCCCTGAAGCGTGCGGTGAACACCCTGTTGAAGTCCATCGACGACATCTCGCTGATCAACGACGAGGTGTTGTTGATCTCGGCGACGAACCACCCAGACCAGTTGGACGCCGCCGCGTGGCGCCGGTTCGACGAGATCGTCAACTTCCCGAAGCCGGACCGGGAGATGCGGGCCGACATCCTCCGGATCATCACCCGCGAGATGGAGATCGGCGACTTCGACCCGGAGGTCGTCGCCGACAAGACGGAGGGGTTGACCGGGAGCGACCTCCGGATGGTGCTCCGTGAGGCGGTGTTGGAGGCGCTGACCGACGGCCGGCGGACGATCACGCAGGCCGACGTGATGGACGCCGTGAGCGACTTCGAGGAGCGCGACAACCTCAAGAACATGGACATGATCGACGGCGAGGGCGCCGCGGTCGCGGGTGACGGCGGTCACGAACACGAGCACGATCACGACCACTGA
- a CDS encoding metal-dependent hydrolase codes for MADLLTHVLVVAAVGTLAARRGLVARRFLPLAAVGAVAPDATKLTLLLGVQWGRVGGIPYSAWGYHTLGGVAVVAALGAVIVRRGDRGPAALALAAGGVSHLCLDLLVIRADGVAPPYLYPLTDWLPPAGNVYLSSDYWPAVVACCLAGLVWLLDRHVDPPTDDPPDGHVADDEPSDGHAADDTPPTDDREP; via the coding sequence GTGGCCGACCTGCTCACACACGTCCTCGTCGTCGCCGCCGTCGGGACACTCGCGGCGCGGCGTGGACTCGTCGCACGGCGCTTCCTCCCCCTCGCGGCGGTCGGAGCGGTGGCGCCGGACGCGACGAAGCTCACACTCCTGCTCGGCGTCCAGTGGGGTCGCGTCGGCGGAATTCCGTACTCGGCGTGGGGGTACCACACGCTGGGCGGTGTCGCCGTCGTCGCCGCACTCGGTGCCGTGATCGTCCGGCGTGGCGACCGAGGACCGGCCGCGCTGGCGCTCGCCGCCGGCGGTGTGAGCCACCTCTGTCTCGACCTGCTGGTGATCCGTGCCGACGGCGTCGCGCCGCCGTACCTCTACCCGCTCACGGACTGGCTCCCGCCCGCGGGGAACGTCTACCTGAGTTCGGACTACTGGCCCGCCGTCGTCGCCTGCTGTCTCGCCGGCCTCGTGTGGCTCCTCGACAGACACGTCGACCCGCCGACCGACGACCCGCCAGACGGCCACGTTGCGGACGACGAGCCGTCAGATGGCCACGCTGCGGACGACACTCCGCCGACCGACGACCGAGAACCGTAG
- a CDS encoding IMP cyclohydrolase: protein MYVGRLLVAGPQIGAYRVSSRSFPNRAIRRRDDETLTVGPTDDAEATDNPYVSYNCARVVGEKRRRAGVIGNGSHVDPVAEKYARGYPARDALVEALHALDFEKDDYDTPRIAAVVGRDTAHVGIVRRDALLVEAVDEPHLVATYERDAPEPFAFEPTTASAAAKSAYALEFEHEVCAAGVHVGDNSVGLAVENGD, encoded by the coding sequence ATGTACGTCGGCAGACTACTGGTGGCCGGACCGCAGATCGGTGCCTACCGCGTCTCCTCGCGGTCGTTTCCGAACAGAGCGATTCGTCGGCGCGACGACGAGACGCTGACCGTCGGCCCGACGGACGACGCCGAGGCGACGGACAACCCGTACGTCTCGTACAACTGCGCTCGCGTCGTCGGCGAGAAACGGCGGCGCGCCGGCGTGATCGGCAACGGGTCACACGTCGACCCCGTGGCGGAGAAGTACGCTCGCGGCTACCCGGCACGCGACGCGCTCGTCGAGGCACTCCACGCCCTGGACTTCGAGAAGGACGACTACGACACCCCGCGAATCGCCGCCGTCGTCGGTCGCGACACCGCCCACGTCGGGATAGTCCGCCGCGACGCACTCCTCGTGGAGGCGGTCGACGAGCCACACCTCGTCGCGACGTACGAACGCGACGCGCCGGAGCCGTTCGCGTTCGAACCGACCACCGCCAGCGCCGCCGCCAAGAGCGCCTACGCGTTGGAGTTCGAACACGAGGTGTGTGCCGCCGGCGTCCACGTCGGGGACAACTCCGTCGGACTGGCCGTCGAGAACGGCGACTGA
- a CDS encoding PadR family transcriptional regulator — protein sequence MDDDLTAFQRDVLYTVASLGDPYGLAIRDELSDYYGTEVNHGRLYPNLDELADRGYLVKTCHDERKNTYSLTDRGRALIVERHEWEADCILQRSERPAPEPTA from the coding sequence ATGGACGACGATCTGACCGCCTTCCAGCGCGACGTGTTGTACACGGTCGCCTCGCTGGGGGACCCGTACGGCCTCGCGATCCGAGACGAGCTCTCCGACTACTACGGGACGGAGGTGAACCACGGGCGACTGTACCCGAACCTCGACGAACTCGCCGACCGTGGCTACCTCGTGAAGACCTGTCACGACGAGCGCAAGAACACCTACAGTCTCACCGACCGCGGCCGCGCGCTCATCGTGGAACGTCACGAGTGGGAGGCCGACTGTATCCTCCAGCGCTCGGAACGCCCCGCACCCGAGCCGACGGCGTAG
- the coxB gene encoding cytochrome c oxidase subunit II: protein MTAKRLGSLARGLLAAALATVVFASPAAAQASTTQQLIDGLNFRLLVVAVPITILVEAILLYTVLKFKDADEAQPTKENRRLEITWTVATAVILLFVGVASYGVLANPDVTNTQAAPDDAVEVEAVAYQWNWNMNYPDQGIEKLTAADVSLDVVEEQDVSGPIIVIPKGEPVYITTTSQDVLHAVHVPDMGLKQDSIPGQNNTIRTTATETGVYQGYCAEYCGQGHSKMYFNVVVVEQDTYDRFLQAQTSEAADSANASVAPA, encoded by the coding sequence ATGACGGCCAAGCGACTCGGGAGCCTCGCCCGAGGACTGCTCGCGGCGGCGCTCGCGACCGTGGTGTTCGCGAGCCCCGCGGCGGCACAGGCCTCGACCACCCAGCAGTTGATCGACGGGCTCAACTTCCGGCTGTTGGTGGTCGCGGTGCCGATCACGATCCTCGTCGAGGCGATCCTGCTGTACACCGTACTGAAGTTCAAGGACGCCGACGAGGCCCAACCCACGAAGGAGAACCGTCGGCTGGAGATCACCTGGACCGTCGCGACGGCGGTGATCCTCCTGTTCGTCGGGGTCGCCTCCTACGGCGTGCTCGCGAACCCGGACGTGACGAACACCCAGGCGGCACCCGACGACGCCGTCGAGGTGGAGGCGGTCGCCTACCAGTGGAACTGGAACATGAACTACCCGGACCAGGGGATCGAGAAGCTCACCGCCGCCGACGTGAGCCTCGACGTGGTCGAGGAACAGGACGTGAGCGGGCCGATCATCGTGATCCCGAAGGGTGAACCGGTGTACATCACCACCACCTCCCAGGACGTGCTCCACGCGGTCCACGTCCCGGACATGGGGCTGAAGCAGGACTCCATCCCGGGGCAGAACAACACGATCCGGACGACCGCCACGGAGACTGGCGTCTACCAGGGGTACTGTGCGGAGTACTGCGGACAGGGCCACTCGAAGATGTACTTCAACGTGGTCGTCGTCGAGCAGGACACCTACGACCGCTTCCTGCAGGCACAGACGAGCGAGGCGGCCGACTCCGCGAACGCCTCCGTCGCGCCGGCCTGA